The genomic region CTTGTGCTTTTTGCCGGTGAGACTTGATTGCAGCTTGCGTATGACCAACAGATGGCATAGGTGTTCTTCCTAAAAATGGGCAGAACCAAAGAAAAGGGCATGGAAAGCGTGAAAATGCGAAACTTAGGATTGTATTGAACAATTGCTTATTACATGATATACGATTAGATACTACATCCCTTTAaaattcaaacccaaaataTCTATAAATGGGGAAGGACTTCCAACCCAAAGCTGTTTAGTAGTAGAAAACGTAACTATGCCTCCTTCTCGCTAGATTACACTGTTCATGAATTTGAGGAATTATGGAAATGAGACAAATCATTCGATCGAATCAGATTACGACAAAATGCCAAAGACATGCTTCCATGCAAGAAGTGCCAATCTTGTTCACTGCCGGCGATGATAAAAGCGGACGTTTACTTGGAGGGGTGGATTTATGGAAGGACGAATGTTTGTGGTACTCAACATTTCTggaaaaataattcaaacaTTAGGTTTCATGCACTATACAAAGAATGGCATGATAATTGGGTGGGAGAGTAAGTGATAGTAAATAGTAGTAGATAGGGGAGACAACTTTTGAACAGAGAGAAAAGGATACTGCCAGAAATTATAAGAGACTGTACACGTGTTTAATAGCAGTTGCTTTCGGAATCTTAAGTCAACCGACCAGGATGCAATTCATGCGAAAACCGTTATACGCAGTCATGAAATGAGAACGCATTTGTTTAGCTTCTTTCACTTCTTCGCATGGGTTTTACTGTTGGGGAAACAAGCACGTCTCTTCACTAATAACTTCCAGTTTCACGCCGCTATTAGTTGACAGGTACAATCGTTTTTCCAGCCAACTACACGGCAACTGTCTTTCGATGACTCCTACTGTGAAGGTCCACCTCCGCTTGGTCCAGCTAATCCACTTGCACctgatggtaaaaaaaaaaaaggaaaacgaatttACTAACTGCTGTTTGCTCTTGCCTTCATCATATGCTGGAACAGACGTTTTGACACTGAATATTACGCTATTTCCGATTCTTTGCGAGAATGAAAATGACGTTAATATACGTTGCAAGGAACATGTGTATTGACGGCCACTGATACACTTGAACGTGAAAGTGAATGAAATGACAATGTATAgaaagtgaaaataaaaaaaatctaataaaaaaaagttaaggaGCATGACCTAAGAACTGCGCAAGGAGATGGGGAGAAGAGGATGAAAGAAGGGACCAAATCAAAGATACACCTCCAGACAAATGGCGTTCCCTTGCAAGATATTTGTCATTTCCACTCTCGTTAGATTAGATAAAGGGCAAATGGGATGATGATTTGGTTggataacaaaaaagaggGGGTGGGAGATGGTGGCTGCCCCACATGTTTTGTTGAACTTGTAAGTAGAGCTGTCAACAGAAACAAGTGCGGGCAGGGACTATGAACGTAGCGAAAGAGGATAATAGTGGAAGGGTTTCGTAGCTGGACtgaacattttatttttgtttgtcattATTCCCCTCGCAGTCTCCCTCCCTTAACCGGTGGATTTCAATGGTTTACTCACCGCCTCCTACCGACGTTCCAGGTGGTAAGAGTGTCGGAGAGGTTGACAAACTGGCCAATCGATTCTGTTCTTTCACAATGGGGTCTATGTACGATTCAAAAAGAAGTGTTATATGAAATTGCCAACCATTTCAAGTTCTACTGAGTTCACCATACTAATGTTAAAACTTTTACACTTAAGCTCCTTGATTTTGAACCTAACGACTTAACAACTTCCAAGACTACAAGTAGACGACTGTACTCAATACTTACAAAAGTAAGGGTGATCCATGGCTTCACGAGCCGTGAGCCTCTCCTGGTGATCATACCGTAAAAGTTTGTCCAAAAAGTCCAAGGCTTCAGGGGAAACCAAGTGCTGATTTTCACTGTGTACGAAGCGTTCCCACCTTTTGCGTGAAtgcctaaaaaagaaaaaatgaatgaaagcAAAGAAGCTGGTTGATGAAACCCGAAAAAGTATTACCTGCCGAGGATATCATTGAACCGTGGATCTAGTTCAATCTGATACTTGTCAAGATACTCAAAAAGTTCTTCTGTACCCAGAACTTTGGCGATGCGGACCAACTGGTCGTAGTTATCATGACCGTGGAAGAATGGCTCCTTGCGAAATATCATTGAAGCCAACATGCAGCCAAGTGACCACATGTCAAGGGAATAATCGTACATTTGATAGTCCACCAACAATTCTGGTCCTATAAGAAGAATACCGACAAATCGTTAATGTAAAGATAACCTTCACGAATAGAAATGGGCAACCTTTGAAATATCTTGAAGCAACTCGGACGTTGTATTCTTGACCGGGATGATAAAACTCTGCCAGACCCCAATCGATGAGCCGAAGCTTACGATTTTCGTGGTCAATCATAACGTTGTGAGGTTTGACGTCCCGATGCATAATGCCCATACTGTGGCAGTAATCCAGAGCTTTTAACAACTCGTAAAGATAGAACCGAATGTCATAATCCGTTAATGTCTGGTAGAGTAACTTGAAATCCGTGTTGTTGACATGTTCGAAGATCAACGCCGGAGTTCGCGACACGGGGTCTTTAACCACTGCTTGAAGTGTGATAATGTTGGTTCCACCACGTAAATTTTCCAAGATTTTAATTTCgcgtttaattttcttctttttgacaGGCTAGTAAGGAATAATAAGAGCTTTCAATTAATAAAGATAATCATACAATTGAGAGTTTCAGTAACACCATTACCTTAAGGATTTTGACAACACATTTTTCGTTGGTAACAACATTGATGGCTTCAAAGACTTCACTATATTTTCCTCTTCCTAATTTTCTCACAAGTTGATAATCATCTTGTTCCctgcatcaaagaaaaagagttatTTTATTCTGTTACTTTGTTGAAATCTAACAACTAATGAAGCTAAAAACTTACCCCCATTCAATGACATGGGATTCATAGTCCCAATATTCTCTTGCTCTATGCAAATTCACATCTGCATAAACTCTAGCTTGACTGGCTAAAGGCATGGTGAAAAAAGTAGAGCTGCTTGGTTCACACCTTCCCTGCTTAAAGGCACCTAATTTGGAAAATGAACTCTGTAGTGCATGGAAGTAACACCACACACAGGTATCCAATTAGCACCCATTTGCCTTATTCCTCTataatcacacacacacacttcaTTCAAACAACCTTCCCTTTTTAGAAATCAAACTTCATCATATTTTAGCCAAGCACAGTCTTTGGGCCATCAACAAAGGATCTGACCGGTTCGTTTGGACGAAAGTTGACCGCCAGCATGAGGCTGGCGGCTattctctctcgctctctcgtCTCATAGTACTTTGGCATTTTGTTACCTGCAAGATGGAAGGTGTTTGAAATAAGTCGGCTGTTGTTTGGCGGTGGACTAAATTTAATGGCTCGGCTGGCTAACCAAGATGTACATCGAGAAACCGTTGCGTGGATTACAATGTCAACGACCACAACCAACGGCAAAGGGAAACTTATTCGACGGGCGGAAAATAGCGAACAAGAATACCTTCTTGTTCCCAACGCAGCGGACGCTCCCAGCTCCTCCAGTAAGAGAAGTTGCATGGTCTAATACGAAGTATGTTCAAAAGCCGCCAGATGACTATGATTTatccaataaaacaaaaatcaccgAAAACGCATTTCACGAACTAGCTAGGTGAATTCATCATTCTAtttaaacataatttttttcaaaacatagtTTATTTATCTACGGTGTCATAAAGTGGCCGTAGTTTAACTTGGGATGTGAAATTTGTTGTGGAATTCAAAGAAGGGAAAGAGCCATCTTTCGGCAATTTATTCACATCAGAAAGCGCGTGAGGACTAAAAAAATGGCCACCGACTGTACGGCTACTATCTAGTCAATAATTATTATCTCTCCCTCTTTAGCCCTTACCCCCGCCTTATGGGTTTGATGGCGCCCAGACCGCATTGCTTATGGCACCCGTTTTTTGCAGACTTCTCTCAATTTTCCTGATCATACCGTAGATTTCTTGAAAATTAACCTAACGTCAAAAATTTCTTACCTTTGTGGTTCGAACTGAAGTAAAATAGACTGgatcaaattttaattttattacgAAAACTAACATGGGAAATCGGAAGTGAGATTTGGCGGCAAACACTACTGTGTTTCAAAAGCAGAATTCTTTCGTTCATTGTTCGTCGAATATAAATTCTTAAAGCCATTATGTTGCATGGCTTTAATGGCAAAATTTTCAAGCACAGAACAACGAAGAAATAGAACACGTACGACAAGTGTATTGATGGAGGACTTTaatccctccttttttttacaagtatTCTATTTCAATAGAACACCCAGGTTTCTTGCCATGTGCAAAGGGATTATAACGTCTGGAGCCTTGCCCTGCGTCTGCAGTACAGAGAACGCAAAGGAATCGAAAAGGCTTGATATTGTCATcaattaaaaaacgaaaaagcttTGAAAAATGAAGCACATTTGCACAATTCATGCTCAACGTTTGGTCGATTTGAAGTGTTCTCAGATCCATTTGACTGGTTCGATTACAGGAAAAGAAGCTTGCCACTTATTGATTTCTCATCGAAATCAATTACTTTGTAATCCCCTTCAGCagcatcaacaaaaaatatgcGTTCTCTATTATCCGGAACAAACGTATGGCGATCATAACCTTTTCCAAGATCTAGCTCAGTTTGGTTTGATATCTTCGTCATCCAAAATATTTACACAAACAGCTACCATAGAAGATATACGTCAAGGTATCGCTTTTACTCTTTCTGCTCGCCTCATTACTGACTGGAATCCGGTTGGAAAATGGCTGATACACAAAAATCAGCGGAATTTCCTAGACATGGATGACGAAAGTGACACCTTTCAAGCAGTCAAATTTGAAATCCGATTAACAGGTAAACAGCAAAGAATTACttgattcaaaataattaaaagtaaCCGGTTTGATAAAGATGGTCGTGATAGCGTGGAAGTTTGGGCCCATGGCGGAGAACTCAAACTGTATCCGATTACTCCCCACGATTTAGTTCTGAAGTCCGATGAACTTATCCATTTCAAGGAAAATCCCAACGCTGTGATTTATTTTCAGACCAACCCTCATCACcgatttttctatttgccAAAGTTATACCCAGATATGTTCaccgatttttatttttcatccaaataatttatttttgatttaattagAATAAGAGTCGGTACCCTAATGTCTATATCACGCCAACTGCCTGATTTCTCACCCTTTAAGGATTATGCAGAACTCTGTAGTTATTGGAAGCAGCAGGTaggcaatgtttttttcttgttgattcCATTAGAAGGAAAATCATTCCCTTTTTCTGATATAATTAGTATGGGTATGTGTTGCCGGAAACCTCTACAGGAATTGTTTACTTTAATGTGGCATTCACAAACACAGCATCGCCTTGTATCATCTATACGTACCCTTcatgttgtgtttttcttgAGCCACCGTTACCACTTGAAACATCCAGAAAAATGTCTCTATCCGTGGTCCGGCAATTCTGGAGCTACTTGGAACCGATCCTCTCATGCTTTCCTGGACAAACGACACCCAATCCCTGGCTGATCGATTCATTTTCCAGAATCCCGTTACAAGAACAATTCGCAGAAGATcttgaaaaggaaataaaaaataaagctctTTTGCGGTCCGAAAAACAGATCCATGGCATTTCGAAATACTTTCGGCAGCCTTCGATTGATCGTTTtatgtggaaagaaaaaaaaaaacaaaatcaagagaaaaaatcCAAGTTACAAAAAACGTCGGGTACTCAACGAGCCAAAAATACTACCATTACACAATACTTTTCCGCGCAAAACCCTAACGTGAAGATCCGCAGAACGGCCAACAAAGTTACATTTAATGTATGAAGCTCTCTTTTTCTAATTGCCAAGTTTCATTGTCAAATCAATTGGTATTATATACTAAATGGACTCATTTTTCTGCAGCCTGTTTAGTACAGCGTACCAAACTTGACTTCAACGGAGCCAAACGCCAACGATCTTAAGAGGGATAGTTAAGCCGTCGACAATTCCCATCCAAAGATGCTCTTAAGAAATCATAGAAGCAAGTGTTGTCGGGGTTCATTTTCAGTAcctcagaaaaataaaaaaaataacaagattttttttcttaaa from Daphnia carinata strain CSIRO-1 chromosome 6, CSIRO_AGI_Dcar_HiC_V3, whole genome shotgun sequence harbors:
- the LOC130690549 gene encoding casein kinase II subunit alpha isoform X1, with protein sequence MQLLLLEELGASAALGTRRYSCSLFSARRISFPLPLVVVVDIVIHATVSRCTSWLASRAIKFSPPPNNSRLISNTFHLAGAFKQGRCEPSSSTFFTMPLASQARVYADVNLHRAREYWDYESHVIEWGEQDDYQLVRKLGRGKYSEVFEAINVVTNEKCVVKILKPVKKKKIKREIKILENLRGGTNIITLQAVVKDPVSRTPALIFEHVNNTDFKLLYQTLTDYDIRFYLYELLKALDYCHSMGIMHRDVKPHNVMIDHENRKLRLIDWGLAEFYHPGQEYNVRVASRYFKGPELLVDYQMYDYSLDMWSLGCMLASMIFRKEPFFHGHDNYDQLVRIAKVLGTEELFEYLDKYQIELDPRFNDILGRHSRKRWERFVHSENQHLVSPEALDFLDKLLRYDHQERLTAREAMDHPYFYPIVKEQNRLASLSTSPTLLPPGTSVGGGASGLAGPSGGGPSQ
- the LOC130690554 gene encoding uncharacterized protein LOC130690554: MKHICTIHAQRLVDLKCSQIHLTGSITGKEACHLLISHRNQLLCNPLQQHQQKICVLYYPEQTYGDHNLFQDLAQFGLISSSSKIFTQTATIEDIRQGIAFTLSARLITDWNPVGKWLIHKNQRNFLDMDDESDTFQAVKFEIRLTDGRDSVEVWAHGGELKLYPITPHDLVLKSDELIHFKENPNAVIYFQTNPHHRFFYLPKIRVGTLMSISRQLPDFSPFKDYAELCSYWKQQYGYVLPETSTGIVYFNVAFTNTASPCIIYTYPSCCVFLEPPLPLETSRKMSLSVVRQFWSYLEPILSCFPGQTTPNPWLIDSFSRIPLQEQFAEDLEKEIKNKALLRSEKQIHGISKYFRQPSIDRFMWKEKKKQNQEKKSKLQKTSGTQRAKNTTITQYFSAQNPNVKIRRTANKVTFNPV
- the LOC130690549 gene encoding casein kinase II subunit alpha isoform X2, yielding MPLASQARVYADVNLHRAREYWDYESHVIEWGEQDDYQLVRKLGRGKYSEVFEAINVVTNEKCVVKILKPVKKKKIKREIKILENLRGGTNIITLQAVVKDPVSRTPALIFEHVNNTDFKLLYQTLTDYDIRFYLYELLKALDYCHSMGIMHRDVKPHNVMIDHENRKLRLIDWGLAEFYHPGQEYNVRVASRYFKGPELLVDYQMYDYSLDMWSLGCMLASMIFRKEPFFHGHDNYDQLVRIAKVLGTEELFEYLDKYQIELDPRFNDILGRHSRKRWERFVHSENQHLVSPEALDFLDKLLRYDHQERLTAREAMDHPYFYPIVKEQNRLASLSTSPTLLPPGTSVGGGASGLAGPSGGGPSQ